In a genomic window of Limisphaera ngatamarikiensis:
- a CDS encoding Rne/Rng family ribonuclease: MSERSFSRRRRSLRFRPAGGLGAVSPKAQAEARDARAAATSPSVEPERLFDKRHEQEIEQAQNVAYGLPPEGEPAEATPTAPGGEFREPHPEVPERVEEEKEYEPIPVEPPPQGFVESLRAMADKIVQKVQRLLKPAPKVHKEIIINVEALETRVALLENGQLEEFNIERTSEERLVGSIFKGRVRNLEDGLKAAFVDIGFEKNAFLHYWDIVPNPLDSGVEIVEREGRKRERPRITQKDVPRLYPPGSEIIVQVTKGPIGNKGPRVTTNLVLPGRFLVLLPYNDQCGISRKIENPQERQRLKKILRELNIPEGMGVIMRTAGEGQQKRYFVRDLAWLLEEWRQIEERCRTLPTPACVFQEPDLIERTVRDFLTDDVERIVVDDAKAEQRIRELIGRISRRSVNKVKLYTDPVPIFDRFGITKQLETAFARVVHLKSGGYIVVDETEALVAIDVNTGRHKLGGKDQESTILRTNLEAADEIVRQLRLRNMGGIIVLDFIDMKSRRDQQAVYQRIKEGLKRDRAKTHVLPISQLGLMEMTRQRHTESVQAAIYDDCPYCRGRGKVKTPLSMSVEIQRKITEILRRRPRDESDFQLRILVHPQVFERLRTEDEKLLIELEKRYFGKLTFRADPSLHIEEFRVFNALTNEELAHIKPSHAD, encoded by the coding sequence ATGAGCGAGCGTAGCTTTTCGCGTCGGCGCCGGAGCCTGCGATTCCGGCCGGCTGGAGGTTTGGGAGCGGTCTCGCCGAAGGCACAGGCGGAGGCCCGGGACGCCCGGGCTGCCGCCACCTCGCCCTCGGTCGAACCCGAGCGCCTGTTCGACAAACGGCATGAACAGGAGATTGAACAGGCGCAAAACGTGGCCTATGGCCTGCCCCCGGAGGGCGAACCCGCAGAAGCAACCCCCACGGCACCCGGCGGCGAGTTTCGCGAGCCCCATCCGGAGGTGCCCGAACGGGTGGAGGAGGAAAAGGAGTACGAACCGATCCCGGTGGAGCCACCGCCGCAGGGCTTTGTGGAATCGCTCCGGGCCATGGCGGACAAGATCGTCCAAAAGGTCCAGCGACTCCTCAAACCGGCGCCCAAGGTCCACAAGGAAATCATCATCAACGTGGAAGCCCTGGAAACGCGGGTGGCCCTCCTGGAAAACGGCCAGCTGGAGGAATTCAACATCGAGCGCACCTCCGAGGAACGGTTGGTCGGCAGCATCTTCAAGGGCCGGGTCCGCAACCTGGAGGACGGGTTGAAGGCCGCCTTCGTGGACATCGGCTTCGAAAAAAATGCCTTCCTCCATTACTGGGACATCGTGCCCAACCCCCTCGACAGCGGGGTGGAGATCGTGGAACGGGAGGGCCGGAAACGGGAGCGCCCGCGCATCACGCAAAAGGACGTGCCACGACTCTACCCGCCCGGCAGCGAAATCATTGTCCAGGTCACAAAGGGGCCGATCGGCAACAAGGGGCCGCGTGTGACCACAAACCTGGTCCTGCCGGGCCGGTTCCTGGTGCTGTTGCCCTACAACGACCAATGCGGCATCTCGCGCAAGATCGAGAACCCCCAGGAACGACAGCGACTCAAGAAGATCCTGCGGGAGCTCAACATCCCGGAGGGCATGGGCGTGATCATGCGGACCGCGGGCGAGGGTCAGCAAAAGCGGTATTTCGTCCGGGATCTGGCCTGGCTGCTGGAGGAGTGGCGGCAGATCGAAGAACGATGCCGCACCCTGCCCACACCCGCCTGCGTGTTCCAGGAACCCGACCTGATTGAACGAACCGTGCGGGACTTTCTCACCGACGACGTGGAACGCATCGTGGTCGATGACGCCAAGGCCGAACAGCGCATCCGGGAACTGATCGGCCGGATCTCGCGCCGTTCGGTCAACAAGGTCAAGCTCTACACCGATCCGGTGCCCATCTTCGACCGGTTCGGCATCACCAAACAACTGGAAACCGCCTTCGCCCGCGTGGTCCATCTCAAAAGCGGCGGCTACATCGTGGTGGACGAAACCGAGGCGCTGGTGGCCATCGACGTCAACACCGGCCGGCACAAGCTCGGGGGCAAGGACCAGGAATCCACCATCCTCCGCACCAACCTCGAGGCGGCCGACGAAATCGTGCGCCAACTGCGGCTCCGCAACATGGGCGGGATCATCGTGCTGGACTTCATCGACATGAAATCCCGGCGGGATCAGCAGGCCGTCTACCAACGAATCAAGGAGGGGCTCAAACGCGACCGGGCCAAGACCCATGTGCTGCCCATCTCCCAGCTCGGCCTGATGGAAATGACCCGCCAGCGACATACGGAGAGCGTCCAGGCGGCCATCTACGATGATTGCCCCTACTGCCGCGGACGCGGCAAGGTCAAGACCCCATTGAGCATGAGCGTGGAAATCCAGCGCAAGATCACCGAGATCCTCCGACGCCGCCCGCGGGACGAGTCCGACTTTCAACTGCGTATCCTCGTCCACCCCCAGGTCTTCGAACGGCTGCGCACGGAGGACGAAAAACTGCTCATTGAGCTGGAGAAACGGTATTTCGGCAAGCTGACCTTCCGCGCCGACCCGAGCCTGCACATCGAGGAGTTCCGGGTGTTCAACGCCCTCACCAATGAGGAACTGGCGCATATCAAGCCCTCACACGCCGACTGA
- the rodA gene encoding rod shape-determining protein RodA: protein MNDPQLQPGPSRVDATLWVAVAGLVLLGLAFVASSTLAAEELNRVPFWQRSWVRQGIWYVVGGACAAALCSVDYRVLARWSPVVYVGMILVLVLVLVPGIGAVRFGARRWLDLGPVQVQPSEFAKLVLILMLAHFLSRPREELRQPAVFWRALGLTALPFVLILREPDLGTALLLWPTALAMLWAAEVPEVYLRRLVVGCALGAICLVANLLFAPPRWQIPLEEYQRQRILVYFGRDFAPPDATPEERQRARALQEARSYQVRQALIAVGSGGWWGKGWGQGTQIALGFLPRTAAHNDFIFSVIAEEKGFVGSVTVLTLYGVMLLRGLHIARQARDRLGRLIVVGVVTLLFSQVFINIGMNIRLMPVTGVPLPLLSYGGSSVVVSLIAAGLMQNVHSHGRGYPT, encoded by the coding sequence ATGAACGACCCCCAGCTCCAGCCCGGGCCGTCGCGCGTGGACGCCACCCTCTGGGTTGCGGTGGCGGGTCTGGTCCTGTTGGGTCTGGCGTTTGTGGCCAGTTCCACCCTGGCGGCCGAGGAACTGAACCGCGTACCGTTCTGGCAGCGGAGCTGGGTGCGTCAGGGGATCTGGTATGTGGTGGGCGGGGCCTGTGCCGCAGCCCTCTGCAGTGTGGACTATCGGGTTCTGGCCCGGTGGTCGCCGGTGGTGTACGTGGGCATGATACTGGTCCTGGTCCTGGTGCTGGTGCCCGGGATTGGGGCCGTAAGGTTCGGCGCCCGGCGGTGGCTGGACCTGGGGCCGGTCCAGGTGCAACCGTCCGAGTTCGCCAAGCTGGTGCTGATTCTGATGCTGGCTCATTTCCTGAGCCGACCGCGGGAGGAACTGCGTCAGCCGGCGGTTTTCTGGCGGGCGCTCGGTCTGACGGCGTTGCCTTTTGTGCTGATCCTGCGAGAGCCGGACCTGGGGACGGCTCTGCTGCTCTGGCCCACGGCCCTGGCCATGCTGTGGGCGGCCGAGGTGCCGGAAGTGTATTTGCGGCGGCTCGTGGTGGGTTGTGCCCTGGGTGCGATTTGTCTGGTGGCCAACCTGCTGTTTGCCCCGCCCCGTTGGCAGATCCCCTTGGAAGAGTACCAACGTCAGCGGATTCTCGTGTATTTTGGACGGGATTTTGCGCCGCCGGACGCCACCCCGGAGGAACGACAACGGGCGCGGGCGCTCCAGGAGGCGCGGTCGTATCAGGTGCGCCAGGCGCTGATTGCGGTGGGATCGGGTGGCTGGTGGGGCAAGGGTTGGGGTCAGGGAACCCAGATTGCCCTGGGCTTCCTGCCGCGAACGGCGGCGCACAATGACTTTATCTTCTCCGTGATTGCCGAGGAGAAGGGTTTCGTGGGCAGCGTGACGGTTCTCACGCTGTACGGGGTGATGTTGCTGCGCGGTCTGCACATCGCCCGCCAGGCACGCGATCGCCTGGGTCGGCTGATCGTGGTGGGCGTGGTAACGCTCCTGTTCAGCCAGGTCTTCATCAATATCGGCATGAACATAAGGCTCATGCCCGTGACGGGCGTACCGCTGCCGCTGCTGTCGTACGGCGGGTCTTCGGTGGTCGTCTCGTTGATCGCGGCGGGCTTGATGCAAAACGTGCACTCACACGGTCGAGGATATCCAACATGA